A part of Paroedura picta isolate Pp20150507F chromosome 7, Ppicta_v3.0, whole genome shotgun sequence genomic DNA contains:
- the ELAC1 gene encoding zinc phosphodiesterase ELAC protein 1, whose translation MAMDVTFLGTGAAYPSPTRGASATVVRFEGECWLFDCGEGTQTQFMKSQLKAGRITKIFITHLHGDHVFGLPGLLCTISLQSSSTANKRPVDIYGPLGLRSFLRRVMELSHSQLAFPYVVHELVPTRDQCPVDELKEVSFVDREDASLDETQGDIICLDPFEDSYMLVDNEQFVIRAFRLFHRIPSFGFVVEEKSRPGRLNVQKLKELGVQPGPLYGKLKEGVTIVLENGTTVSPSDVLEDPFPGRKICILGDCSGVVGDGAVRLCGEADLLVHEATLDDTQVAKAQEHGHSTPKMAAEFAKLCTVKRLVLSHFSQRYKPASQVGDGDTDVTELKSQAELALDGQEVTLAEDFMIIGIPMKNKRSAP comes from the exons ATGGCAATGGATGTGACTTTTCTGGGCACGGGGGCTGCCTATCCGTCTCCAACGCGAGGGGCCTCAGCGACGGTGGTCCGCTTTGAAGGAGAATGCTGGCTATTTGACTGTGGTGAAGGAACCCAGACTCAGTTCATGAAAAGTCAGCTGAAAGCAG GTAGAATCACCAAGATCTTCATCACTCACCTTCATGGAGACCATGTCTTTGGCCTTCCTGGTCTCCTCTGTACTATCAGTCTCCAGAGCAGCTCCACCGCCAACAAGCGACCGGTTGATATTTATGGACCACTGGGACTACGGAGCTTCCTCCGGAGAGTTATGGAGCTCTCCCACTCACAACTTGCCTTCCCTTATGTGGTCCATGAGCTGGTACCTACACGAGATCAATGTCCCGTGGATGAACTCAAAGAGGTTTCTTTTGTGGACAGAGAAGACGCCTCTTTGGACGAAACGCAAGGGGACATTATTTGCTTGGATCCTTTTGAAGACTCGTACATGTTGGTGGACAATGAACAGTTCGTGATAAGGGCGTTCAGGCTCTTTCACCGAATACCTTCCTTTGGTTTTGTCGTGGAGGAGAAGTCGCGGCCCGGGAGACTCAATGTGCAGAAGCTAAAGGAACTGG GAGTTCAGCCAGGCCCTTTATATGGAAAACTGAAAGAAGGAGTTACGATTGTCCTTGAAAACGGGACAACTGTTTCTCCCTCAGATGTCTTGGAAGaccctttccctggaagaaaaatCTGTATCTTAGGAGATTGCTCCGGTGTTGTCGGAGACGGAGCAGTGAGGCTGTGTGGTGAAGCAGATCTGTTGGTCCACGAAGCCACGCTGGACGACACCCAGGTGGCGAAAGCCCAAGAGCACGGCCACAGCACgcccaaaatggcagcagagtTTGCAAAGCTGTGCACAGTGAAGCGCCTGGTTCTGTCTCACTTCAGCCAGAGGtataagccagccagccaggttgGCGACGGTGATACGGATGTTACGGAACTGAAGAGCCAAGCAGAGCTGGCGCTGGATGGGCAAGAGGTGACTCTAGCCGAGGACTTCATGATCATTGGTATTCCAATGAAAAACAAGCGTTCTGCTCCCTGA